From one Bacteroides fragilis NCTC 9343 genomic stretch:
- a CDS encoding DUF2007-related protein, which translates to MIVSRKISQIEVFAGSPWEVASVKSLLKAASIEVAMKDKGIGSILLSVPCEYYTAAMRVIGGRTAS; encoded by the coding sequence ATGATAGTAAGCAGAAAGATTTCTCAGATTGAAGTGTTCGCGGGCAGTCCATGGGAAGTAGCAAGTGTCAAAAGCCTCCTGAAAGCCGCATCTATCGAAGTGGCTATGAAAGACAAAGGTATAGGCAGCATATTGCTTTCCGTTCCATGTGAATATTACACGGCAGCGATGCGGGTAATCGGCGGCCGGACAGCTTCATAA